In a genomic window of Vigna angularis cultivar LongXiaoDou No.4 chromosome 6, ASM1680809v1, whole genome shotgun sequence:
- the LOC128197488 gene encoding uncharacterized protein LOC128197488, with protein MLKKYGVTHRIATPYHPQTNGQAEVSNREIKKILQKLVKPNRKHWAARLDDALWAHRTAYKAPIGMSPFRVVFGKACHLPVEIQHRAYWVVKACNLDMEGAGKERKLQLQELEEIRLIAYENSKFYKEKTKKFHDQKLMTKKDFNIGQKVLLYKSRVGPMSGKLRSKWEGQFIVTQVFPYGAVEIKEESSDRIFKVNGHRLRIFNENQDMLNKTMDGVNLTTLTFLPP; from the coding sequence ATGTTGAAAAAGTATGGGGTGACACATCGCATTGCTACACCATATCACCCCCAAactaatggacaagctgaggtctCTAACAGAGAGATCAAAAAGATATTGCAAAAGCTAGTGAAGCCAAATAGGAAGCATTGGGCCGCAAGATTGGATGATGCACTTTGGGCACATCGGACGGCCTACAAAGCACCAATAGGTATGTCACCTTTCAGGGTTGTATTTGGAAAAGCTTGCCATCTACCTGTGGAGATTCAACACCGAGCCTATTGGGTTGTGAAGGCTTGTAACTTGGACATGGAAGGAGCAGGGAAAGAGAGAAAGCTCCAACTGCAAGAACTAGAGGAGATTAGGCTCATAGCCTATGAAAACTCCAAGTTTTACAAAGAGAAAACCAAGAAATTCCATGATCAAAAGCTtatgaccaaaaaggatttcaaCATAGGTCAAAAGGTGTTATTGTACAAGTCCAGGGTAGGGCCTATGAGTGGTAAATTACGCTCCAAATGGGAAGGTCAATTCATTGTAACACAAGTGTTTCCCTATGGAGCAGTGGAGATCAAGGAAGAATCTTCTGATAGAATCTTCAAGGTTAATGGCCATCGTCTGcggatatttaatgaaaatcaagACATGCTGAACAAGACGATGGATGGTGTGAATTTGACCACTCTAacattccttccaccatga